Proteins encoded within one genomic window of Paraglaciecola psychrophila 170:
- a CDS encoding TatD family hydrolase — MLIDSHCHFDFSCFDHDRAEVLNRCKKLSIDTIVIPGTQASLWQKQIDLCHTYPQLRFALGLHPYFLNSFEPIYLVQLSHLLNHYQDKVVALGEIGLDAHNYVDWKLQLHVFEQQLLIAEEHKLPVILHHRNSHNELIRTLKAKKFTQGGIVHAFSGSLQDAQTYIDLGFKIGVGGVITYSRANKTRTTIAQLPLNSLVLETDAPDMPLMGKQGQRNSPEYLPEILESLLVLRSETKQEILQACFFNVRASLANF, encoded by the coding sequence GTGTTAATAGATAGCCATTGCCATTTTGATTTTAGCTGTTTCGATCACGACCGAGCTGAGGTTCTGAACCGCTGTAAAAAGCTGTCTATAGATACTATTGTTATTCCTGGCACTCAGGCTAGTCTGTGGCAAAAGCAAATCGACCTGTGCCATACTTATCCTCAACTGAGATTTGCCTTAGGGTTGCATCCATATTTCCTTAATAGCTTTGAACCTATATATTTAGTTCAGTTATCTCATCTGCTAAACCATTATCAAGACAAAGTAGTGGCCCTTGGTGAGATTGGTCTTGATGCTCACAATTATGTTGACTGGAAACTGCAATTACATGTATTCGAACAGCAATTGTTGATTGCTGAAGAGCATAAGTTACCGGTAATTTTGCACCATAGAAATTCTCATAACGAACTAATACGCACCCTTAAAGCAAAAAAGTTTACCCAAGGCGGCATTGTGCACGCTTTTTCAGGGAGCTTACAAGATGCACAAACTTACATTGACTTAGGATTTAAAATTGGAGTGGGTGGTGTGATCACCTATTCACGTGCTAATAAAACGCGCACCACCATCGCTCAATTGCCACTAAATAGCTTGGTGTTAGAAACCGATGCTCCCGATATGCCATTGATGGGCAAGCAAGGACAAAGAAATAGTCCTGAGTATTTGCCTGAAATATTGGAAAGCTTACTGGTACTTCGCAGTGAAACTAAGCAAGAAATACTGCAAGCATGTTTTTTTAATGTACGGGCTAGTTTAGCTAATTTTTAG
- the pdxH gene encoding pyridoxamine 5'-phosphate oxidase, with translation MRSISDIRRDYTQAGLDVDDLSPEPFALFERWLQNAIDANLADPTAMTVATVDNSGQPSQRIVLLKDFDETGFVFYTNTGSKKAQDLSQNNKISLHFPWHMLDRQIKITGTAQKLSSVSVAKYFMSRPKPSQIAAWASAQSRPIDSKQLLMQKFSEATAKFANGEVPLPSFWGGYRVVPHQIEFWQGGEHRLHDRFMYTKASEGNWHTERLMP, from the coding sequence ATGCGTTCAATCAGCGATATTCGTCGGGATTACACTCAAGCTGGATTAGATGTAGATGACTTGTCCCCTGAACCTTTTGCGCTTTTCGAGCGCTGGTTGCAAAATGCTATAGATGCAAACCTTGCGGACCCAACGGCTATGACAGTCGCGACAGTTGATAACTCAGGGCAACCTTCGCAACGAATAGTGTTATTAAAAGATTTTGATGAAACAGGATTCGTTTTTTATACTAATACGGGTAGTAAAAAAGCTCAGGATTTAAGCCAAAACAACAAAATATCGCTTCACTTTCCCTGGCATATGCTCGATCGACAGATAAAAATCACGGGTACTGCTCAGAAACTGAGTTCAGTTAGTGTGGCTAAATATTTCATGTCACGCCCTAAACCTAGTCAGATTGCTGCTTGGGCATCGGCACAAAGTCGTCCTATTGATAGTAAACAGTTACTAATGCAAAAATTTTCCGAGGCAACAGCTAAGTTTGCGAATGGGGAAGTGCCATTGCCGTCTTTTTGGGGGGGGTACAGAGTTGTCCCTCATCAAATCGAGTTTTGGCAAGGAGGGGAGCATCGGCTTCACGATCGTTTTATGTATACTAAAGCATCCGAAGGTAATTGGCATACAGAACGTTTGATGCCTTAA
- the era gene encoding GTPase Era — MIDKKPNETSIADTHCGMIAIVGRPNVGKSTLLNKLLGQKVSITSRKPQTTRHRIMGIDTVDNRQAIYVDTPGLHIEEKRAINRFMNRAASSSIADVGLVLFLVEGTKWTDDDQMVLTKIQQSGSPCWLIVNKSDNVKDKETMLPHLRWLGEQHNFQQIMPISAKTGKNVEELRSLVLATLPESEFYFPEDYITDRSSRFMASEIVREKLMRFTGDELPYSITVEIEQFLLAENGIYRINGLILVERDTQKSMVIGKGGQRLKTIGMEARKDMEVLFDAKVYLELWVKVKSGWADDERALRSLGYGLDN, encoded by the coding sequence ATGATAGATAAAAAGCCTAATGAAACGTCGATTGCCGACACTCACTGTGGAATGATCGCCATTGTTGGACGCCCCAATGTGGGTAAGTCGACCTTGCTAAATAAACTGCTAGGTCAAAAAGTGAGTATCACCTCCCGCAAACCGCAAACCACTCGTCACAGAATAATGGGTATCGACACAGTAGATAATCGACAGGCGATTTATGTAGATACACCAGGACTGCATATTGAAGAAAAGCGCGCAATAAATCGTTTTATGAATCGAGCAGCATCTAGCTCAATTGCTGATGTTGGTTTAGTTCTGTTTTTAGTGGAAGGTACTAAATGGACCGATGACGATCAAATGGTGTTGACCAAAATACAACAATCTGGCTCGCCTTGTTGGCTGATTGTGAATAAATCAGATAATGTTAAAGATAAAGAAACTATGCTTCCTCATCTTAGATGGTTGGGTGAGCAACATAACTTTCAACAAATTATGCCTATTTCAGCGAAAACAGGTAAGAATGTCGAAGAATTACGTTCATTGGTTTTGGCCACTTTACCCGAAAGTGAGTTCTATTTTCCAGAAGATTACATCACCGATCGTTCCAGTCGCTTTATGGCATCTGAAATTGTTCGTGAAAAGCTGATGCGTTTTACCGGAGATGAATTGCCTTATTCTATTACTGTGGAAATTGAGCAATTTCTTTTAGCAGAAAATGGAATCTATCGTATAAACGGTTTAATTTTGGTTGAACGTGATACCCAGAAAAGTATGGTCATCGGTAAAGGTGGACAGCGTCTTAAAACCATTGGCATGGAAGCACGAAAAGATATGGAAGTATTGTTTGATGCAAAAGTGTATTTAGAGCTTTGGGTAAAAGTAAAATCAGGATGGGCTGATGATGAAAGGGCATTGCGTAGCTTAGGTTATGGATTAGATAACTAA
- the rnc gene encoding ribonuclease III, protein MPLVNPYLPLYKRLGYIFVDEANIVEALTHRSASKQHNERLEFLGDAILGMVIAKALYQRFPKQPEGKLTRMRSSLVKGDTLAEVAREFELGELLLLGPGELKSGGFRRDSILADAVEAIIGSIYLEAGMNKCEALILDWFASRLKALDPEAVSKDDKTRLQEYLQSNKHPLPLYEVTEIKGKSHDQTFYVECNVEGLKKAVVGKGNSRRRAEQKAAKQAFEKLINDR, encoded by the coding sequence ATGCCACTTGTTAACCCTTATCTACCTTTGTATAAACGCTTGGGTTACATTTTCGTGGATGAGGCTAATATAGTTGAGGCCCTAACTCATCGAAGTGCTAGTAAACAACACAATGAACGTCTGGAATTTTTAGGTGATGCTATATTAGGTATGGTGATAGCGAAAGCCTTATATCAACGTTTTCCTAAACAACCTGAGGGTAAACTAACTCGGATGCGTTCAAGTCTTGTAAAAGGGGATACCTTAGCTGAAGTCGCCAGAGAATTTGAGTTAGGCGAGTTGTTACTGCTTGGTCCTGGTGAGCTTAAGAGTGGAGGTTTTCGCCGAGATTCAATATTAGCCGATGCAGTCGAAGCTATTATCGGTTCTATTTATTTAGAAGCGGGCATGAATAAGTGTGAAGCTTTAATTCTGGATTGGTTCGCTTCAAGGCTTAAAGCACTCGACCCAGAAGCGGTTTCCAAAGATGATAAAACCCGCTTACAAGAATATTTACAGTCAAATAAACATCCCTTACCACTTTATGAAGTGACTGAGATTAAAGGCAAGTCACATGATCAAACTTTTTACGTAGAGTGTAATGTAGAAGGCTTGAAAAAGGCAGTAGTAGGTAAAGGTAATAGTCGACGTAGAGCAGAACAGAAAGCCGCAAAACAAGCATTTGAGAAATTAATTAATGATAGATAA
- the lepB gene encoding signal peptidase I, protein MANYFSIFLVILTFASGLIWLVDSLMFASKRRERMAIATGPVGTTSALDQDAQLPWIVDTAQQIFPVIAFVMVLRSFLYEPFQIPSGSMMPTLLVGDFILVEKFTYGLKDPVMRNQLVNIGEPKRGDVVVFKFPPQPQLDYIKRVVGLPGDTVIYRNKQLQIKPACDTPENCQPFQTLDLKFESRGEAYQQFAPLEKYTEQLGEVSHQIYRTQGRASSSRYYSQPGTQADEWIVPEGEYFVMGDNRDNSEDGRYWGFVPKENLVGKAVAIWISFEFDRVPSSWIPGWIPTGVRFERVGGIK, encoded by the coding sequence ATGGCTAATTATTTTTCAATATTTTTGGTTATACTCACCTTTGCTTCGGGATTGATTTGGTTGGTCGATAGCTTAATGTTTGCTTCAAAGCGTCGTGAGAGAATGGCGATTGCTACCGGCCCAGTTGGCACAACATCGGCTTTAGATCAGGATGCACAATTACCATGGATAGTCGATACCGCCCAACAGATTTTTCCTGTTATCGCTTTTGTCATGGTGTTGCGTTCATTCTTGTATGAACCTTTTCAAATCCCATCTGGCTCAATGATGCCGACGTTATTAGTTGGGGATTTTATACTAGTTGAAAAGTTTACTTACGGACTAAAAGACCCAGTAATGCGGAACCAACTTGTAAATATTGGTGAGCCTAAACGCGGTGATGTTGTAGTCTTTAAGTTTCCACCACAGCCACAATTAGATTATATAAAACGTGTAGTAGGCCTGCCTGGCGATACTGTTATTTATCGGAACAAACAGCTTCAAATTAAACCTGCTTGCGATACTCCAGAAAATTGCCAGCCATTTCAGACACTAGATTTAAAGTTTGAGAGTCGAGGGGAAGCCTATCAACAGTTTGCACCACTAGAAAAATATACAGAGCAATTAGGTGAAGTTAGCCATCAAATATATCGAACCCAAGGCAGAGCCAGTTCTAGTCGTTATTATTCGCAACCGGGAACGCAAGCGGATGAATGGATTGTGCCTGAAGGAGAATATTTTGTGATGGGGGACAATCGAGATAATAGTGAAGATGGAAGATATTGGGGATTTGTACCGAAAGAAAATTTAGTGGGTAAAGCCGTCGCTATTTGGATCAGTTTCGAATTTGATCGTGTGCCCAGTAGTTGGATACCAGGATGGATCCCAACTGGTGTTAGGTTTGAACGAGTGGGTGGCATAAAATAA
- the lepA gene encoding translation elongation factor 4 produces the protein MQHKHIRNFSIIAHIDHGKSTLSDRLIQHCGGLTSREMSEQVLDSMDIEKERGITIKAQSVTLNYTAKDGQTYQLNFIDTPGHVDFSYEVSRSLAACEGALLVVDAGQGVEAQTLANCYTAIDLNMEVVPIINKIDLPQAEPDRVAEEIEDIVGIDALDAVRCSAKTGIGIEDVLEVIVRQIPPPEGEIDAPLKALIVDSWFDNYQGVVSLVRIMQGELHKNDKIKIMTTGGIHQADKVGIFTPKAKDTGVLRAGEVGFVIAGIKEINGAPVGDTITLAKRPATEALPGFKKVKPQVYAGLFPISSDDYEDFRDALAKLSLNDASLFFEPESSSALGFGFRIGFLGMLHMEIIQERLEREYNLDLITTAPTVVYEVVTKEGETIYVDNPSKLPAVNDIEEIHEPIVEAHILVPQQFLGNVITLCVEKRGMQTSMTYHGKQVAVSYDLPMAEVVMDFFDKLKSTSRGFASLDYNFKRFQTAEMSRLDILINGERVDALAMITHKDHAVTRGRQLVEKLQELIPRQMFDIAIQAAIGNQIIARSTIKQLRKNVTAKCYGGDISRKKKLLQKQKDGKKRMKSVGNVELPQEAFLALLKVGK, from the coding sequence ATGCAACATAAGCACATACGTAACTTCTCAATTATTGCTCATATAGACCACGGTAAATCAACTCTTTCTGATCGCTTGATCCAACATTGTGGAGGATTGACCAGCAGAGAAATGTCTGAACAAGTCCTCGACTCAATGGATATTGAGAAAGAGCGTGGCATTACAATTAAAGCGCAAAGTGTCACGCTTAACTACACCGCAAAAGATGGTCAGACTTATCAATTAAATTTTATCGATACGCCTGGACACGTGGACTTCTCTTATGAAGTGTCTCGTTCACTTGCAGCCTGTGAAGGTGCTCTTCTGGTTGTTGATGCTGGTCAAGGGGTTGAAGCGCAGACCTTGGCAAATTGTTATACCGCTATTGATTTGAATATGGAAGTGGTGCCCATCATTAATAAGATTGATTTGCCACAAGCTGAACCCGACCGTGTCGCTGAAGAAATAGAAGATATAGTAGGTATCGACGCTCTCGATGCAGTCCGCTGTTCTGCCAAAACAGGTATTGGAATAGAAGATGTACTAGAGGTTATTGTTCGTCAAATCCCGCCTCCTGAAGGTGAGATAGATGCGCCTTTAAAAGCTTTAATTGTTGATTCTTGGTTTGATAATTATCAGGGTGTTGTATCTCTTGTGCGAATTATGCAAGGTGAGTTACATAAGAACGATAAAATCAAAATTATGACAACGGGTGGCATTCATCAAGCTGATAAAGTGGGTATATTCACACCTAAAGCAAAAGATACAGGGGTGTTAAGAGCCGGTGAAGTAGGATTTGTCATTGCTGGTATTAAAGAAATTAATGGGGCTCCAGTAGGGGACACTATTACTTTAGCGAAGCGCCCTGCAACTGAAGCTCTTCCGGGCTTTAAAAAGGTCAAGCCTCAAGTATACGCAGGCCTGTTTCCTATTAGTTCTGATGACTATGAAGACTTTCGTGATGCATTAGCAAAATTAAGTCTCAATGATGCATCTCTGTTTTTTGAGCCAGAAAGTTCATCTGCACTAGGTTTTGGTTTTCGTATTGGTTTCCTCGGTATGTTACATATGGAAATCATCCAAGAACGTTTGGAGCGTGAATATAATCTGGATTTGATTACCACTGCGCCTACCGTGGTGTATGAAGTGGTCACCAAAGAGGGGGAAACTATCTATGTAGATAACCCTTCAAAATTACCTGCTGTGAATGACATTGAAGAGATTCACGAACCGATAGTTGAAGCACATATTTTAGTGCCGCAGCAATTTCTTGGTAATGTTATTACTTTGTGCGTAGAAAAACGTGGCATGCAAACCAGTATGACTTATCACGGTAAACAAGTAGCTGTGAGTTACGATTTGCCGATGGCCGAAGTGGTGATGGACTTTTTCGATAAACTTAAGTCAACCAGTCGAGGTTTTGCATCTCTTGATTACAATTTCAAACGTTTCCAAACGGCTGAAATGTCACGCTTAGATATTTTGATTAATGGCGAGCGTGTAGACGCACTAGCGATGATCACGCACAAAGATCACGCCGTGACTCGTGGTCGGCAGTTAGTAGAAAAACTTCAAGAGCTTATCCCAAGACAAATGTTTGATATTGCTATCCAAGCGGCTATTGGAAATCAGATAATCGCTCGCAGTACCATTAAGCAATTACGTAAAAATGTGACCGCCAAGTGTTATGGCGGTGATATTAGTCGTAAGAAAAAACTCTTGCAGAAACAAAAGGATGGAAAAAAACGTATGAAGTCAGTAGGTAACGTAGAACTACCTCAAGAAGCCTTCTTAGCATTGCTTAAGGTAGGCAAATAG
- a CDS encoding SoxR reducing system RseC family protein, with amino-acid sequence MIEEIGVISAIEQHDFQQVVIVETQIKSTCGSCEAQSNCGTGAIAKVFASKRETLRFRLNEIVEVGQKVSLGIPEENLLKASAMVYCLPLFALILSALVGQSVFPLLGLMSERWLILFSVICSYLTFRFVRRFLCNSDQGEFHPRILKVFPLEIDNIQVKQV; translated from the coding sequence ATGATTGAAGAAATTGGGGTTATTTCTGCGATAGAGCAACACGACTTTCAACAAGTTGTCATCGTTGAAACACAAATTAAGTCAACTTGTGGAAGTTGTGAAGCTCAGTCCAACTGCGGAACAGGAGCAATAGCAAAAGTTTTTGCATCAAAGCGAGAAACTTTACGATTTAGATTGAATGAGATAGTTGAAGTGGGGCAAAAAGTTAGTTTAGGTATCCCAGAAGAAAATCTGCTTAAAGCATCCGCGATGGTTTATTGTCTACCTTTATTTGCCCTTATTTTGTCTGCACTTGTTGGACAAAGCGTCTTTCCCCTACTTGGACTGATGTCAGAAAGATGGTTGATTTTATTCTCGGTTATTTGCAGCTATTTGACTTTTAGATTTGTGCGTCGTTTTTTATGTAATTCTGATCAGGGGGAATTTCACCCTCGTATCCTAAAAGTTTTTCCTTTAGAAATTGATAATATCCAAGTTAAACAAGTATAA
- a CDS encoding MucB/RseB C-terminal domain-containing protein — protein MKRRNQTLLKTFHNKIYCRVLLALLLTFFVPLQAFAQEQISSETSNSSYPSDSARAWLDKMSNAVKSLNYTISFILLKPEVDSQPYLWRHGVNEDGIEMEQLNLLNGPGREVVRIGDKVSYFEPNVPPYSLQSSIINGPFPSEFFQLPEKIMLGYEFILVGRSRIAGRAAQQIRIISKDNSRFGLNVWLDQETGLLLKMNMFGQEAQLIEQIQVTGLQVTKEPDPFFAKIEPGMLPEVVNFRPSVPLNSPWTIGYIPKGMTILKRDLRRLSGSGEVVEYIMLSDGLVDVSVYLQERENNKPQENLVGTVQSDTLLTIEHGELNITIIGKLPAATANAIAKSIKRIN, from the coding sequence ATGAAGAGGCGCAATCAGACATTGTTGAAAACATTCCACAATAAAATTTATTGCAGAGTCTTACTGGCTCTTCTACTAACTTTTTTTGTTCCTTTGCAAGCATTTGCTCAGGAACAAATCTCGAGCGAAACATCTAACAGTTCATATCCATCTGATAGCGCTCGGGCATGGTTAGATAAAATGTCAAATGCTGTTAAGTCTCTTAATTACACTATATCCTTTATTTTGTTGAAGCCTGAAGTTGATTCTCAACCCTATCTTTGGCGACATGGTGTGAATGAAGATGGTATTGAGATGGAACAACTTAATCTTTTAAACGGCCCGGGTAGGGAGGTCGTTCGTATCGGTGATAAAGTCAGTTATTTTGAACCTAACGTTCCACCCTATAGTTTGCAGTCATCTATTATTAATGGGCCTTTTCCTAGCGAGTTTTTTCAACTTCCTGAAAAAATAATGTTAGGTTATGAATTTATTTTGGTGGGGCGGAGTCGTATTGCCGGTCGTGCTGCGCAACAGATTCGTATCATCAGCAAAGACAATAGCCGTTTTGGTTTAAATGTTTGGCTTGACCAGGAAACTGGATTGTTATTAAAAATGAATATGTTTGGTCAAGAAGCTCAGCTTATAGAGCAAATTCAAGTGACGGGATTACAAGTTACCAAAGAACCGGACCCTTTCTTCGCAAAAATTGAGCCCGGAATGTTACCTGAAGTAGTAAACTTTAGACCCAGTGTTCCATTAAATTCACCGTGGACAATTGGTTATATTCCTAAGGGAATGACAATACTCAAAAGAGACCTGCGTCGTTTATCAGGCTCAGGTGAAGTGGTTGAATATATTATGCTGAGTGATGGTTTAGTTGATGTCTCTGTGTATTTGCAAGAGAGAGAAAATAATAAGCCGCAAGAAAATTTAGTGGGCACAGTCCAATCTGACACATTGTTAACTATTGAGCATGGTGAATTGAATATAACAATTATCGGCAAGCTTCCAGCTGCCACCGCTAATGCAATAGCTAAATCGATTAAAAGAATTAACTAA
- a CDS encoding sigma-E factor negative regulatory protein — protein sequence MSQKFENLSALVDGEHDISTSSSSLLLDAVKNDAELQLKWKSYHLIRDGLRQELPANINFDIADKIAQAIEAEPAILAPKKTWRDLPLVNNIIPFAKQGGQMAIAASVAVAMIIGVQQVNQSEVNQPFNAAPPIPGIQGGLSPVSFDQTRSIPNSDVVQQKRRINAYLTDHNQQIRFKTIQLSNDKSAIMSQDNNNEEAQSDIVENIPQ from the coding sequence ATGTCGCAGAAATTTGAAAATTTATCAGCCTTAGTCGATGGTGAACATGATATATCCACCTCATCGAGTAGCCTTTTGTTAGATGCGGTTAAAAATGATGCTGAATTGCAACTGAAATGGAAAAGTTACCATCTTATTCGTGATGGTTTACGCCAAGAACTACCAGCAAATATTAACTTTGATATCGCTGACAAGATAGCCCAAGCCATAGAAGCTGAACCTGCAATACTGGCTCCGAAGAAAACTTGGCGCGACCTACCTCTAGTTAATAATATTATTCCTTTTGCTAAACAAGGTGGGCAAATGGCAATCGCTGCATCTGTAGCTGTTGCGATGATTATTGGAGTCCAGCAGGTTAATCAGTCTGAGGTAAACCAACCTTTTAATGCAGCACCGCCTATCCCTGGTATTCAAGGTGGTTTATCACCAGTCAGTTTTGACCAAACTCGCTCTATACCTAACTCTGATGTGGTTCAACAAAAACGCCGGATTAATGCGTATTTAACAGATCATAATCAACAAATACGCTTTAAAACTATTCAGTTAAGTAATGATAAATCTGCGATAATGAGCCAAGACAATAATAATGAAGAGGCGCAATCAGACATTGTTGAAAACATTCCACAATAA